One genomic window of Vibrio rhizosphaerae includes the following:
- a CDS encoding phage tail protein I, with protein sequence MSQSKLPLTLKTYSVLPDNRSLLERSMELSFSQQIYAIDNPYPHLLDAQKTAMEIVPYLAAEFQLTVWETADTELVKRNLAGHAWQVRKMSGTRAGLKLALESFDFQSQIKPWYQQEPQGQPYSLEIVAWESGNKPVNVTNVKKLLAYIEDTKSERDQIELSLMFGVETSMGITGAIAPVTNTQKTSGYAQLWPMPEALVALSVSGATAPGMSINTVEASAVTPVIAGYSQIKVTGYAAHYNITVLTMNARATL encoded by the coding sequence TTGAGTCAGTCAAAATTACCGTTGACACTGAAAACATATAGTGTCCTCCCGGACAACCGCAGTCTGCTCGAACGTTCAATGGAGTTGTCATTTAGCCAGCAAATTTATGCCATTGACAATCCATACCCCCATCTACTGGATGCCCAGAAAACGGCGATGGAAATTGTTCCTTATCTCGCTGCTGAGTTTCAACTCACAGTATGGGAGACGGCTGATACAGAACTGGTTAAACGCAACCTGGCCGGACATGCATGGCAGGTTCGGAAAATGAGCGGCACCCGTGCCGGGCTCAAGTTAGCACTGGAATCATTTGATTTTCAAAGTCAAATCAAACCATGGTATCAGCAAGAGCCACAAGGTCAGCCATATAGCTTAGAGATCGTGGCTTGGGAAAGTGGTAACAAGCCAGTCAACGTTACCAATGTCAAAAAGCTACTCGCTTATATTGAAGACACCAAATCAGAACGGGATCAAATCGAGCTTTCCTTGATGTTTGGGGTTGAAACGAGCATGGGTATCACCGGTGCAATCGCTCCGGTGACCAATACACAGAAGACCTCGGGTTATGCGCAGTTATGGCCAATGCCAGAGGCTCTCGTTGCTCTTTCTGTCAGTGGTGCGACCGCGCCCGGGATGAGTATCAATACAGTTGAGGCAAGTGCTGTTACTCCAGTCATTGCTGGATATAGTCAAATTAAGGTGACGGGTTATGCAGCGCATTACAACATCACCGTTTTAACCATGAATGCGAGAGCTACATTATGA
- a CDS encoding baseplate J/gp47 family protein — MFPHQNPLPKPEIIQTPPFEVLLQQVKRDILAYFAQHSPDDATAVNETLGNEAELLTKFVEAFTVILQNHIRQLNDQAQQMFGMYATDNDMIDLIVSQLGVTRQMLDPGDPGAFPPIPPVMESNDSLLSRYYLAAYALASTGTRSGYRFHAMTLGGRPEVQINSHEKNRVVVTYEYQAHDMAGLTKDAQARQVSPGVVDCFILAHEGNGLPSPSLIEATQTYLERDDIAQETDLITVKAPDIRPWQCEAKLYIRPGPDADVVRMAAEQAVKAYALKQHRLGASIESSMLYSVLLESTGAHRGDVIQPEQPLRCAYSEAPYLESVKITVDTENI; from the coding sequence ATGTTTCCACATCAGAATCCACTACCTAAACCAGAAATCATCCAGACCCCACCGTTTGAAGTTCTGCTCCAACAAGTAAAGCGCGATATTTTGGCATACTTTGCACAGCATTCTCCAGATGATGCGACTGCGGTGAATGAAACACTCGGCAATGAAGCTGAATTACTGACTAAATTTGTCGAAGCATTTACGGTGATTTTGCAAAACCATATCCGGCAATTGAATGACCAGGCACAACAGATGTTTGGCATGTATGCGACGGATAATGACATGATCGACTTAATTGTAAGTCAGTTAGGTGTGACTCGGCAGATGCTTGATCCCGGAGACCCCGGTGCATTTCCTCCGATTCCACCAGTCATGGAGAGTAATGATTCGCTGCTCTCCCGATACTATTTGGCCGCTTATGCTTTAGCGAGTACCGGTACACGATCCGGATACCGTTTTCATGCCATGACTCTAGGGGGCCGACCTGAAGTTCAGATCAATAGCCATGAGAAAAATCGAGTCGTCGTGACTTATGAGTATCAGGCGCATGACATGGCTGGCTTGACGAAAGATGCACAAGCCCGGCAAGTGTCTCCCGGTGTCGTTGATTGTTTTATTCTGGCGCATGAAGGCAATGGTCTGCCAAGTCCGTCGTTGATCGAGGCGACTCAAACTTATCTGGAGCGGGATGACATCGCTCAGGAAACCGATTTGATCACTGTAAAAGCGCCTGATATTCGCCCATGGCAGTGTGAAGCGAAGCTTTATATCCGCCCCGGTCCCGATGCTGATGTTGTGCGGATGGCGGCAGAGCAAGCAGTGAAAGCTTATGCCCTGAAACAACATCGACTCGGTGCCAGCATCGAGTCATCCATGCTCTACAGTGTGCTATTGGAGTCAACCGGAGCACACCGTGGGGACGTTATTCAACCTGAGCAGCCATTGCGTTGTGCTTACAGTGAGGCACCTTATCTTGAGTCAGTCAAAATTACCGTTGACACTGAAAACATATAG
- a CDS encoding phage baseplate protein has protein sequence MIGIDRITGRQIEGYEQLVSRVTQVMTTPLGGRVKRAAFGSRVREHLAANMTDHMLVRTQSAALEAFYNPENGLSDFIPDSCIATRHATGLSLYFSGNWKGRTVKFEVPLNVSTSESTT, from the coding sequence ATGATTGGTATTGATCGGATAACCGGCAGACAAATTGAAGGCTATGAACAGTTAGTCAGTCGGGTGACTCAAGTCATGACCACCCCGTTAGGAGGCCGCGTGAAACGCGCGGCTTTCGGTAGCCGGGTGCGGGAACATTTAGCGGCGAATATGACTGACCATATGCTAGTTCGTACTCAGTCCGCTGCGCTTGAGGCATTTTATAACCCAGAAAACGGACTGTCTGATTTTATCCCGGACAGTTGTATTGCAACACGTCACGCGACTGGCCTAAGCCTTTATTTTTCAGGCAATTGGAAAGGGCGGACAGTTAAGTTTGAGGTACCCCTGAATGTTTCCACATCAGAATCCACTACCTAA
- a CDS encoding phage baseplate assembly protein V — protein sequence MRQAIELLVREMLTPYLERIEMLSSELEELRRRNRSLIRLGRVEAIHENGWLIKVKHGDLTTPFIRWFASSAGETRDYRCPSVGEQALVLNYGAGDNGSQTVALTGLFSDNFPSPSGDPNEILRVYPDGSRTSYHAKNHVLTVDIKGDVHINVEKSAQIVAGDVATVDAKSIALNGGSSCVTTAHICHFTGNPHADGSSTVTAGK from the coding sequence ATGCGTCAGGCAATTGAATTACTCGTCCGGGAAATGCTGACTCCCTATTTAGAGCGAATTGAAATGCTTTCCAGTGAACTGGAAGAGTTACGACGTCGCAACCGGAGCCTGATTCGATTAGGGCGGGTTGAGGCCATTCATGAAAACGGCTGGTTGATCAAAGTGAAACACGGTGACTTGACGACTCCGTTTATTCGCTGGTTTGCTTCTTCTGCCGGTGAAACCAGAGACTATCGCTGTCCGTCGGTTGGTGAGCAAGCTTTGGTGCTTAATTATGGTGCCGGTGATAACGGCAGCCAGACGGTCGCTCTGACAGGATTATTCAGTGATAACTTCCCGTCTCCGAGTGGCGATCCCAACGAAATCTTACGGGTTTATCCGGATGGCAGTCGTACCAGCTATCATGCAAAAAATCATGTCTTGACCGTCGATATTAAAGGCGATGTTCACATCAATGTCGAAAAAAGTGCGCAGATTGTCGCTGGTGATGTGGCAACCGTGGATGCCAAAAGTATTGCTTTGAACGGTGGGTCATCTTGTGTCACGACAGCACACATTTGTCATTTTACCGGCAATCCACACGCCGATGGTTCCAGTACAGTCACAGCGGGGAAATAA
- a CDS encoding transposase: MRPETLLAKFNLKGMNYQAMHQGGRSKFSVEEQLAMVGVSWKSSPIGFLVLFVETQDCRHSRQALEKEIQSEIATLTQNWRGQRSESAFAAMVDAAIEEATHPQGTICSSCGGTGLYKTSHRQMRKCTHCEEGRVLWRPESRYVAMCSRGFICSYPIFKRYNAILEELSQWLAAKRNAAMLTLIERIEREEEAYALMN; this comes from the coding sequence ATGAGACCGGAAACACTATTGGCAAAATTCAATCTGAAAGGGATGAATTATCAAGCGATGCATCAAGGCGGACGAAGTAAATTCAGTGTTGAAGAACAGCTTGCGATGGTTGGGGTGAGCTGGAAATCATCACCAATTGGCTTTCTTGTTCTATTTGTCGAAACACAAGACTGCCGTCATTCTCGTCAGGCCCTGGAAAAAGAGATCCAGTCGGAGATTGCTACGCTAACCCAAAACTGGCGCGGCCAGCGTAGTGAATCTGCATTTGCTGCGATGGTTGATGCGGCAATCGAAGAGGCAACCCATCCTCAGGGGACGATCTGTTCATCTTGCGGCGGCACTGGTCTTTACAAAACGTCACACCGGCAAATGAGAAAGTGTACTCATTGTGAAGAGGGGCGTGTATTGTGGCGTCCAGAATCCCGTTATGTTGCGATGTGTTCTCGTGGTTTTATCTGTTCTTATCCGATATTTAAACGATACAATGCGATCTTGGAAGAACTCAGTCAATGGCTTGCAGCAAAACGTAATGCAGCCATGTTGACACTGATAGAAAGAATAGAGCGAGAAGAAGAAGCTTATGCGTTGATGAATTAA
- a CDS encoding restriction endonuclease — MKEFFTWIKDNLSHMFSLVGILLTVYFSIFYVPQYSEDIKLKRIEGINDELISTIQELVYNKHQIDSHDIETLIEGKELRDNIEYPYTVNELLVQVQETFLANKFIPLDSRKELVESIDAVRETIQPEQSTNEPKEETTKIRWLSLGAAALGLIVSLLGSFSLFSSAKKQREEEVEERVVAQKEVFQHRIKRAFALEEFVGKKLESIYGADNIEREGQTDIGVDYLVRKDGKPKFAVEVKFTDTELIPLRTINQIGAIAKNLGYPVVLVTNASLTKHAKYRFSKLNSELEGSNIYVVSVNEIEKIEELLSKNA, encoded by the coding sequence ATGAAGGAATTTTTTACCTGGATTAAAGACAATCTATCCCATATGTTTTCACTAGTGGGTATATTGTTAACTGTTTATTTTTCAATTTTCTATGTTCCTCAATACTCAGAAGATATTAAATTAAAAAGAATTGAAGGCATAAATGATGAGTTAATAAGCACTATTCAAGAGCTTGTATATAACAAGCACCAGATAGATTCTCATGACATTGAAACTCTTATCGAAGGGAAAGAGCTACGAGACAATATTGAATACCCTTATACCGTCAATGAACTTCTTGTTCAGGTTCAGGAAACCTTCTTGGCCAACAAGTTTATTCCTCTAGACTCTCGAAAAGAGCTTGTAGAATCCATCGATGCTGTAAGAGAAACTATACAACCCGAGCAATCAACGAATGAGCCAAAGGAAGAGACAACGAAAATTCGGTGGCTATCACTGGGGGCTGCAGCACTCGGACTGATAGTTTCCTTGTTAGGTTCTTTTAGCCTGTTTTCAAGCGCGAAAAAACAGAGGGAGGAAGAAGTAGAAGAAAGAGTTGTCGCTCAGAAAGAGGTTTTTCAGCATCGTATTAAGCGAGCATTTGCACTTGAAGAGTTCGTAGGCAAGAAGCTCGAATCAATTTATGGTGCAGACAATATCGAACGCGAAGGACAAACTGATATTGGTGTGGACTACTTAGTACGAAAGGATGGAAAACCAAAATTCGCCGTCGAAGTTAAGTTTACAGATACCGAACTGATACCGCTAAGAACAATAAATCAAATTGGGGCAATAGCGAAGAACCTCGGATATCCAGTAGTTCTAGTTACCAATGCATCTCTTACCAAACACGCAAAATATAGATTCTCAAAACTAAATAGTGAGCTTGAAGGTTCGAATATATACGTTGTTTCTGTTAATGAAATTGAGAAAATTGAAGAGCTGCTAAGTAAGAATGCATAA
- a CDS encoding Arm DNA-binding domain-containing protein, with product MSITDRQLSSINKLSEYCGPPELNDGEGLIAKVSPKANITFQYRCRFNGKNKRFRIGKYPAISLKKARQIHKQMLELKEEGRNPEIAISGDTEFVTLNNCLDFWFENKVRRLKEGTRVLYESVAIQLPVIKNVSK from the coding sequence ATGAGCATAACGGATAGACAACTAAGTTCAATCAACAAACTCAGTGAGTATTGTGGACCACCTGAATTGAATGATGGAGAAGGGCTAATCGCTAAAGTCTCACCCAAAGCGAATATCACCTTTCAATATCGCTGCCGTTTCAACGGAAAAAATAAACGCTTTCGTATTGGCAAGTATCCCGCAATCAGTCTCAAAAAAGCAAGGCAAATCCACAAACAAATGTTGGAGCTGAAAGAAGAGGGAAGAAATCCTGAAATAGCGATCTCTGGAGATACTGAATTTGTTACATTGAACAACTGCTTAGATTTTTGGTTTGAGAACAAAGTCAGAAGACTGAAAGAAGGGACTCGAGTGTTGTATGAATCAGTAGCGATTCAACTGCCTGTTATTAAGAATGTTAGCAAGTGA
- the sbcB gene encoding exodeoxyribonuclease I, whose translation MNNQEQPTFFFFDYETWGTHPAKDRPCQFAGVRTDMDFNIIGEPLVIFCKPPADYLPAPEAALITGITPQQASAKGLSEPEFIQRIHQELSHPHTTCLGYNNIRFDDEVTRYTCYRNFIDPYAWSWQNGNSRWDLLDVARACHALRPEGVVWPENEDGNTSFKLEHLSVANGIEHTNAHDAMADVYATIELAKVIKNAQPKLFDYFYSMRHKRKLNALIDIVSMTPLMHVSGMLGSHCQYTSWVVPLAWHPQNKNAVIMVDLAKDPQPLFDLNADEIRQRLYTKRDDLQEDELPIPVKLVHLNKCPILAPAKTLTAENAQTIGIDRDKCLHHLSLIKQSQDIREKLVQVFGEEKEYPTDTDVDTMLYHDFFNPADKAAMEIIRQTSPEALPDLSISFQDARIKPLLFRYRARNWPETLTLHEQQQWQSHCQDYFSQYLDDYILRLENLAHEHEQDPHKMQILKSIYHYVLNLTS comes from the coding sequence ATGAACAACCAAGAACAACCGACATTCTTCTTCTTCGATTATGAGACATGGGGCACTCACCCCGCGAAAGATCGTCCCTGTCAGTTTGCCGGGGTCAGAACAGATATGGACTTCAATATCATTGGTGAACCACTGGTGATCTTTTGTAAACCGCCAGCCGATTATCTGCCGGCACCGGAAGCGGCACTCATCACCGGTATTACACCTCAACAAGCCAGTGCCAAAGGTTTGTCAGAGCCCGAGTTTATTCAGCGGATTCATCAGGAACTGTCTCATCCCCATACCACCTGTCTGGGTTATAACAACATCCGCTTTGACGATGAAGTGACACGCTACACCTGTTATCGCAATTTCATTGATCCTTATGCATGGAGCTGGCAAAACGGCAATTCGCGTTGGGATCTGCTCGACGTCGCGCGCGCCTGTCATGCATTACGTCCCGAAGGGGTTGTATGGCCAGAAAACGAAGACGGTAATACCAGCTTTAAACTCGAACATCTTTCCGTTGCCAATGGGATTGAACATACCAATGCCCATGATGCGATGGCCGATGTCTATGCCACCATTGAGTTGGCAAAAGTGATCAAAAATGCCCAGCCGAAACTCTTCGATTATTTCTACTCAATGCGCCATAAGCGTAAACTGAATGCACTGATCGATATTGTCAGTATGACGCCATTGATGCACGTTTCCGGTATGCTCGGCAGCCACTGCCAATATACCAGCTGGGTTGTGCCGCTGGCTTGGCATCCGCAGAACAAAAATGCCGTGATTATGGTCGACTTGGCGAAAGATCCTCAGCCACTGTTTGATCTCAATGCTGACGAAATTCGGCAACGGCTCTACACAAAACGTGATGATTTACAAGAAGATGAGTTACCGATTCCGGTAAAATTGGTTCATCTCAATAAATGCCCGATCCTCGCTCCCGCGAAGACGTTGACAGCAGAAAATGCCCAGACAATCGGCATCGACAGAGACAAATGTTTACATCATTTGTCTCTCATCAAGCAATCTCAGGATATCAGAGAGAAACTGGTACAAGTATTTGGTGAAGAGAAAGAATATCCGACAGATACGGATGTCGATACGATGTTATACCATGACTTTTTCAATCCGGCTGACAAAGCTGCGATGGAAATTATCCGGCAAACATCACCCGAAGCTTTACCGGATTTATCAATCTCTTTCCAAGACGCTCGGATCAAACCCTTGTTGTTTCGCTACCGAGCCAGAAACTGGCCTGAAACCCTTACCCTGCATGAACAACAACAATGGCAGTCCCACTGTCAGGATTATTTTTCCCAGTATCTGGATGATTATATTCTTCGTCTGGAAAATCTGGCGCACGAACATGAGCAGGATCCACATAAAATGCAGATCCTGAAATCAATCTACCATTATGTGCTGAACCTGACATCATAG
- a CDS encoding CidA/LrgA family protein codes for MIISLLKLVVSLGAIMASLWLGTLIQVWLHLSIPGSVLGMLILFIALASGLLPVSWVKPGASLFIRYMVFLFVPISVGLMTHFDTLIENALPIFASAIGGTVIVLICMGLLLDRMLKKEHH; via the coding sequence ATGATTATCTCACTACTCAAATTGGTGGTTTCTTTGGGAGCGATTATGGCCTCCCTATGGCTTGGCACACTCATTCAGGTTTGGCTGCATCTTTCGATTCCGGGGAGCGTACTGGGGATGCTGATTCTATTTATCGCACTGGCCAGCGGTCTGTTACCCGTCTCATGGGTAAAACCCGGAGCCTCTCTGTTCATCCGCTATATGGTTTTTCTCTTTGTACCGATTAGTGTTGGCTTGATGACCCATTTCGATACCCTGATTGAGAATGCGCTGCCAATATTTGCCAGCGCCATCGGTGGAACCGTCATTGTGTTGATCTGTATGGGTTTATTACTCGATCGTATGCTGAAAAAAGAACATCACTGA
- a CDS encoding CidB/LrgB family autolysis modulator, which produces MWLLITIVIFFAVRWLCQKCRTPLANPLLICVAIIIAILLYFNVPYETYAADNQWVNFLLQPAVVALAYPLYEQLPQIRAKWRIILFACLFGSIMSMLTTALIAVLFHADTPLIAALLAKSVTTPIAMEITSNLGGEPSIAAILVLIVGLFGAIFAYPFYRLLHITHPIAKGLTMGSISHALGTASCVENDPRDAAFSSLALVLCGIITSVLAPLAYALVLWLSPLLTI; this is translated from the coding sequence ATGTGGCTTTTGATTACCATTGTTATTTTCTTTGCCGTTCGCTGGTTATGTCAAAAATGTCGAACCCCTTTAGCCAACCCACTACTTATTTGTGTCGCGATAATTATCGCTATTCTGCTCTATTTTAATGTGCCTTATGAAACTTATGCAGCAGACAATCAGTGGGTGAATTTTTTACTCCAACCTGCGGTTGTCGCCCTTGCCTACCCACTCTATGAGCAATTGCCGCAAATTCGGGCCAAATGGCGCATTATCCTGTTTGCCTGTCTCTTTGGGAGTATTATGTCGATGCTGACTACGGCATTGATTGCAGTTTTATTTCATGCCGACACACCACTCATCGCAGCATTACTGGCCAAATCGGTCACCACACCAATCGCTATGGAAATTACCAGTAACCTCGGTGGTGAGCCATCCATTGCAGCGATTCTGGTACTGATTGTCGGGTTATTTGGGGCAATTTTCGCTTATCCGTTCTACCGTTTGCTCCATATCACTCATCCCATCGCGAAAGGGCTAACCATGGGAAGTATCTCTCACGCTCTGGGTACGGCGAGCTGTGTTGAGAATGATCCCCGTGATGCTGCATTTAGTTCACTTGCACTTGTACTCTGTGGCATTATCACGTCTGTACTGGCGCCACTGGCTTACGCATTGGTGCTATGGTTGAGTCCACTGTTGACGATCTAG
- the cdd gene encoding cytidine deaminase → MTQDRLTVLSRLPETLARPLEEMIVDPKFSATFNAQQVEHLIHVSGLDAVTLAQHLLPLAATYAYTPVSDFQVGAIVRGKSGALYLGANIEFSGVSLGQTIHAEQAAIAHAWMRGENKLSDIIVDTPPCGHCRQFMNELAGVEALQVTLPGQATKKLLDYLPESFGPVTMGMKVRLMDQQTHHIRADFSDSLQQTALNALNQSYAPYSKALSGVAIELSNQQIYLGAYAENAAFNPSLPPLQVALIQLRMHGDSFRDIQRVVLAETENGTITHLDITRSVLEKIAPQSQLVYIQV, encoded by the coding sequence ATGACCCAAGACCGACTCACTGTTCTCAGCCGATTACCTGAAACACTGGCCAGACCGCTCGAAGAGATGATCGTCGATCCGAAATTCTCGGCCACCTTCAACGCACAACAGGTTGAGCATTTGATTCATGTCAGCGGGCTTGATGCCGTAACCCTTGCTCAGCATCTGCTTCCACTGGCTGCTACTTATGCTTATACGCCGGTTTCAGACTTTCAAGTGGGTGCAATCGTCCGGGGTAAATCCGGTGCGCTGTATTTGGGCGCGAATATCGAGTTTTCCGGGGTATCACTCGGACAAACGATCCATGCGGAACAGGCGGCCATTGCCCATGCATGGATGCGTGGTGAAAACAAACTCAGTGACATCATTGTCGACACGCCGCCATGTGGCCATTGCCGTCAGTTTATGAATGAGCTGGCCGGTGTCGAAGCATTACAAGTCACTCTCCCCGGCCAAGCCACTAAAAAATTACTCGACTATCTGCCGGAATCTTTTGGCCCTGTCACAATGGGGATGAAAGTTCGCTTAATGGATCAACAAACACATCACATCCGTGCTGATTTTTCTGATTCACTACAACAGACAGCACTCAACGCATTGAATCAAAGTTACGCACCTTATAGTAAAGCGCTCAGTGGCGTCGCCATTGAACTCTCCAATCAACAAATTTATCTGGGCGCATATGCAGAAAATGCCGCTTTTAATCCGAGCCTCCCTCCACTGCAAGTGGCACTGATACAACTCAGAATGCATGGCGATTCATTTCGTGATATTCAGCGTGTGGTTCTTGCCGAAACTGAAAATGGGACGATCACTCACTTAGACATCACCCGATCAGTTCTGGAAAAAATCGCCCCACAAAGTCAACTGGTATATATTCAGGTATAG
- the purT gene encoding formate-dependent phosphoribosylglycinamide formyltransferase: protein MLGTATSKSATRVLLLGSGELGKEVAIECQRLGLEVIACDRYANAPAMQVAHRCHVFNMLDGDALRQVIELEKPDYVVPEVEAIATATLVELENEGVHIVPSAKATQLTMNREGIRRLAAETLSLQTSPYRFADHYDDFKNAVTEIGIPCVVKPVMSSSGKGQSVLKTEQDIDKAWHYAQEGGRCGAGRVIVEGFIDFDYEITQLTVSAVDGVHFCAPIGHRQEDGDYRESWQPQAMSENARKNAQTVAEKIVTALGGYGIFGVELFIKGDQVIFNEVSPRPHDTGLVTLISQNLSEFALHVRAFTGLPIQQIVSYQPAASVALLGQGTSDDVRFDGLEKALLIPNTQVRLFAKPNIDGRRRLGVTLATGENPQQAKEAALACANHIVLHY, encoded by the coding sequence ATGTTAGGGACAGCGACAAGTAAAAGTGCAACACGAGTTCTGTTACTGGGCTCCGGAGAGTTAGGTAAAGAAGTCGCAATCGAATGCCAGCGGCTGGGGCTGGAAGTCATTGCTTGTGATCGATATGCCAATGCGCCTGCCATGCAAGTTGCACATCGTTGTCATGTCTTCAACATGTTGGATGGTGACGCGCTACGCCAAGTGATTGAACTCGAAAAACCAGACTACGTCGTCCCTGAAGTCGAAGCGATTGCCACGGCAACTCTGGTTGAATTAGAAAATGAAGGCGTTCATATCGTCCCGTCGGCTAAAGCAACTCAGCTGACAATGAACCGTGAGGGCATTCGTCGTCTCGCCGCTGAAACATTATCGCTCCAGACATCACCTTACCGTTTTGCCGATCACTATGATGACTTCAAAAATGCGGTGACTGAGATCGGCATTCCCTGTGTAGTCAAGCCCGTCATGAGCTCTTCCGGGAAAGGACAAAGTGTTCTCAAAACAGAGCAAGATATCGATAAAGCTTGGCATTACGCACAAGAAGGCGGTCGCTGCGGTGCCGGGAGAGTGATTGTAGAAGGCTTCATTGACTTTGACTATGAAATCACCCAACTTACCGTCAGCGCTGTAGATGGTGTTCATTTCTGTGCCCCCATCGGCCATCGACAGGAAGATGGCGATTATCGTGAATCCTGGCAGCCCCAAGCGATGTCTGAGAATGCCCGGAAAAATGCACAAACCGTTGCGGAAAAGATTGTCACAGCGCTCGGGGGCTACGGTATCTTCGGTGTGGAATTATTCATCAAAGGAGATCAGGTTATTTTTAACGAAGTCTCCCCTCGCCCTCACGATACGGGATTAGTCACTTTAATCTCGCAGAATTTATCTGAATTTGCCTTGCATGTACGTGCATTTACCGGACTGCCAATCCAACAGATTGTGTCTTATCAACCAGCCGCTTCGGTCGCATTGCTCGGTCAAGGGACATCAGATGATGTTCGTTTCGACGGACTGGAGAAAGCACTTCTGATTCCGAATACTCAAGTCCGTCTGTTCGCAAAACCAAATATTGATGGCAGAAGAAGGCTCGGAGTCACGCTCGCGACAGGTGAAAATCCCCAACAGGCGAAAGAAGCTGCATTGGCATGCGCGAATCATATCGTTCTGCATTATTAA
- a CDS encoding thiopurine S-methyltransferase: protein MDKEFWHRKWASNRIGFHMTDVNPLLLEYWSALSPQREEHVFVPLCGKSEDLVWLASKHEKVMGVELSEIAVRSFFSEHFYTPLVTQIDSYHQCYEFDELQLYQGDVFTAPLEPVELIYDRAALVSMMPSQREAYVQRLRELLKPSGRMLLITVDYVQAELAGPPFSVDHHQIQQLFQGMKTTLLCRKEADPEHPKIAQQKLSRFADEVWLIEA from the coding sequence ATGGATAAAGAGTTTTGGCATAGAAAGTGGGCTTCTAATCGCATTGGTTTTCACATGACAGATGTGAATCCGCTGCTGTTAGAGTACTGGTCTGCATTGTCGCCACAAAGAGAAGAGCATGTTTTTGTTCCTTTATGCGGAAAAAGCGAAGATCTCGTTTGGTTAGCATCCAAACATGAAAAAGTCATGGGTGTTGAACTCAGTGAGATCGCGGTAAGATCGTTTTTTTCTGAACACTTTTATACCCCGTTAGTGACGCAGATCGATTCATATCATCAGTGCTATGAGTTTGATGAGTTGCAACTCTATCAGGGAGATGTGTTTACCGCACCACTTGAGCCTGTTGAGCTGATTTATGATCGGGCGGCATTGGTTTCGATGATGCCATCTCAGAGAGAGGCATATGTACAACGGCTACGTGAACTGTTAAAGCCCAGTGGGCGGATGCTTTTGATTACGGTTGATTATGTACAGGCAGAATTAGCCGGACCGCCGTTTAGTGTTGATCATCACCAGATTCAACAATTGTTTCAGGGGATGAAAACAACATTGCTTTGCCGTAAAGAAGCCGATCCGGAACATCCGAAGATTGCACAACAAAAGTTGAGCCGATTTGCTGATGAAGTGTGGTTGATCGAAGCTTAG
- the ihfA gene encoding integration host factor subunit alpha, with the protein MALTKADLAENLFEKLEFSKRDAKETVEAFFEEIRKALENGEQVKLSGFGNFDLRDKNERPGRNPKTGEDIPITARRVVTFRPGQKLKARVENIDPNER; encoded by the coding sequence ATGGCGCTCACAAAGGCCGATTTGGCTGAAAACCTGTTTGAAAAGCTTGAGTTTAGTAAACGGGATGCCAAGGAAACGGTTGAAGCATTTTTTGAGGAAATCCGTAAAGCTCTGGAAAATGGCGAACAGGTTAAACTGTCTGGTTTTGGCAATTTTGACCTGAGAGACAAGAATGAGCGTCCGGGACGGAATCCGAAAACCGGTGAGGATATTCCGATTACCGCAAGACGAGTAGTGACATTCCGTCCGGGACAAAAATTGAAAGCTCGTGTCGAAAATATCGATCCGAATGAGAGATAG